The following proteins are encoded in a genomic region of Oscillospiraceae bacterium:
- the serS gene encoding serine--tRNA ligase has protein sequence MIDIKLLRSDPGLVRENMKKKFQEQKLPLVDEVLELDKKFRESKTRGDWLRSQRKSISKEIGGMMARGEKEKAEEAKKQVNDMAEELAALETAETELSEEIRRRMLVIPNIIDPSVPIGHDDSENVEVERFGEPRVPDFEVPYHVEIMEKFNGIDLDSARKTSGNGFYYLCGDIARLESAILSYARDFMIDKGFTYYIPPFMIRGDVVSGVMSFAEMEGMMYKIEGEDLYLIGTSEHSMIGKFIDTTLDEDSLPQTLTSYSPCFRKEVGAHGIEERGVYRIHQFEKQEMIVVCKPEQSPDWFVKLYNFTVEFFRSLDIPVRTLECCSGDLADLKVKSIDVEAWSPRQKKYFEIGSCSNLGDAQARRLGIRVRDKASGSNYFAHTLNNTVVAPPRMLIAFLENNLQADGSVVIPEPLRPYMGGKTKLEIRK, from the coding sequence ATGATCGATATTAAACTGCTCAGAAGCGATCCCGGTCTTGTTCGGGAGAATATGAAAAAGAAGTTCCAGGAGCAAAAACTGCCGCTCGTGGACGAGGTGCTGGAACTGGATAAAAAATTCCGTGAGTCCAAAACGCGCGGCGACTGGCTTCGTTCGCAGCGCAAGAGCATCAGCAAGGAAATCGGGGGCATGATGGCGCGCGGCGAAAAAGAAAAAGCGGAAGAAGCCAAAAAGCAAGTTAACGACATGGCCGAAGAACTGGCCGCGCTTGAGACCGCCGAAACCGAACTCTCCGAGGAAATCCGCAGGCGGATGCTCGTGATCCCGAACATCATCGATCCGTCGGTGCCGATCGGGCATGACGACAGCGAGAACGTCGAGGTCGAGCGGTTCGGGGAGCCGAGGGTGCCGGACTTTGAGGTTCCCTATCACGTCGAGATCATGGAGAAGTTTAACGGAATAGACCTTGACAGCGCCCGCAAGACCAGCGGAAACGGGTTTTATTATCTGTGCGGCGACATCGCCCGTCTCGAGTCGGCGATTTTGTCTTACGCGCGCGACTTTATGATCGATAAGGGCTTCACCTATTACATCCCGCCGTTCATGATCCGCGGCGACGTGGTCAGCGGCGTCATGAGCTTTGCCGAGATGGAAGGCATGATGTATAAAATCGAGGGTGAGGATTTATATCTGATCGGCACGAGCGAACACTCGATGATCGGAAAGTTCATCGATACGACCCTCGACGAGGATTCGCTCCCGCAGACACTGACAAGCTATTCGCCTTGCTTCCGCAAAGAAGTCGGCGCGCACGGAATTGAGGAGCGCGGCGTCTACCGCATCCATCAGTTTGAGAAGCAGGAAATGATCGTGGTTTGCAAACCGGAGCAGAGTCCGGACTGGTTTGTAAAGCTATATAACTTTACAGTTGAGTTCTTCCGCTCGCTGGACATCCCGGTGCGCACATTGGAGTGCTGCTCGGGAGATCTGGCCGATCTGAAAGTCAAGAGCATCGACGTCGAGGCCTGGTCGCCGCGTCAGAAGAAGTATTTTGAAATCGGAAGCTGTTCGAACCTCGGCGACGCGCAGGCCAGACGGCTCGGCATCCGGGTACGCGACAAAGCGAGCGGCAGCAACTATTTCGCGCATACGCTCAACAATACCGTGGTCGCGCCGCCGCGCATGCTGATCGCGTTTTTGGAAAACAATCTTCAAGCCGACGGCAGCGTCGTGATCCCCGAACCGCTGAGACCGTATATGGGTGGGAAAACAAAGCTGGAAATCCGGAAATAA
- a CDS encoding GNAT family N-acetyltransferase, protein MNITYANTVSVEDYTLLRASAGWRAIHPEQAKAGIDGSAFIIAAVDGQKTVGVARLVWDGGGYGALIKDALVLPDYRGKGIGKEIMKKARRYYKNETY, encoded by the coding sequence ATGAACATCACTTACGCGAATACCGTTTCGGTTGAAGATTATACGCTCCTGCGTGCTTCGGCGGGTTGGAGAGCCATTCATCCGGAGCAGGCGAAGGCGGGAATTGACGGGAGCGCTTTTATCATCGCGGCGGTTGACGGGCAGAAAACCGTCGGTGTTGCGAGATTGGTTTGGGACGGCGGCGGATACGGCGCTCTGATCAAAGATGCGCTGGTGCTGCCGGACTACCGGGGAAAAGGCATCGGCAAAGAGATTATGAAAAAGGCAAGGCGATACTATAAAAATGAGACTTATTAA
- a CDS encoding helix-turn-helix transcriptional regulator, producing MLDYKIVGTKIASFRKKNELSQERLAELLNISPQAISKWENGHSLPDTALLPVLSQIFSCTIDELIMPAYLLDSRIEEEKQTF from the coding sequence ATGCTTGATTATAAAATTGTGGGTACAAAGATAGCTTCTTTTCGTAAAAAGAACGAACTGTCGCAGGAACGGTTGGCTGAATTATTAAATATATCCCCTCAGGCAATCAGCAAATGGGAAAACGGGCATTCGCTCCCGGATACCGCATTGCTGCCGGTATTGAGTCAAATATTCAGCTGTACCATTGATGAGTTGATTATGCCGGCTTATTTATTGGACTCGAGAATCGAAGAAGAAAAGCAAACATTTTAG
- a CDS encoding phosphotransferase produces MQQIEKRKATDQTAGLEDNTIIQAISKSNPNIGNYTISRNTPEKKTRYTDTYVKVSTPQKEYKLLQRIYAEDDRELLGYHLFKNHTSSIPYIYHMDIPARTVLMEDLNDGYIQGFQFDENNENGIIIRENYNRLIETTAEMHSDFWEDSNTFAQLGLDWRHQSAENLLTHISGMQADFMKYREKEENHRIPKQWECFVNELDIKKLDYFEDAARYLKQTYEKVLSSRFHTGNNITFIHGDLHPGNIFISKSTDRIVKFIDLQAIRIGLCTEDLAMLLALHIQPDKKLAQPLIDRYYDKLVMTVKNYPYEMFMSDLKLSIAESMFFPIRLINRGIYDFTMRDKAIKAYETFVLSDI; encoded by the coding sequence TTGCAACAGATAGAGAAAAGAAAAGCAACGGATCAAACAGCGGGGTTAGAGGATAATACAATCATTCAGGCGATTTCAAAATCAAATCCGAACATCGGAAATTATACAATCAGCAGAAACACACCGGAAAAGAAAACACGTTATACAGATACATATGTAAAAGTTTCTACACCGCAAAAGGAATACAAATTACTGCAACGGATTTACGCCGAAGACGACAGAGAACTATTGGGATATCATTTATTTAAAAATCATACTTCCTCCATCCCTTATATTTATCACATGGATATTCCGGCAAGAACGGTATTGATGGAAGATTTAAACGACGGCTATATACAGGGATTTCAATTTGATGAAAATAACGAAAACGGTATAATCATCAGGGAAAATTATAACCGCTTGATAGAAACAACAGCAGAAATGCATTCTGATTTTTGGGAAGACAGCAATACGTTTGCACAACTCGGGCTTGATTGGCGCCATCAATCGGCGGAAAATCTTTTGACACACATCTCCGGCATGCAAGCGGACTTTATGAAATACCGGGAAAAAGAAGAGAACCACCGGATCCCGAAACAGTGGGAATGTTTTGTAAATGAGTTGGATATTAAAAAGCTGGACTATTTTGAAGATGCCGCCCGATATTTAAAACAAACCTATGAAAAAGTTTTGTCTTCGAGATTTCATACCGGAAATAATATAACGTTTATTCACGGAGATTTACATCCGGGGAATATATTCATTTCTAAATCAACTGACAGGATTGTAAAATTTATTGATTTACAAGCAATCAGAATCGGATTATGTACCGAGGACTTGGCAATGCTGCTGGCTTTACATATTCAACCGGATAAAAAACTTGCGCAGCCGCTGATCGACCGTTATTACGATAAACTGGTGATGACTGTGAAAAACTATCCGTATGAAATGTTTATGAGTGATTTAAAATTGTCGATCGCAGAAAGCATGTTTTTCCCGATACGGCTGATCAACCGGGGAATTTATGATTTTACCATGAGAGATAAAGCCATCAAGGCCTACGAAACGTTTGTTCTTTCGGATATATAA
- a CDS encoding GNAT family N-acetyltransferase, whose protein sequence is MGTIIRDLVMEDMAQLAALHEQFWGDKSDVERMKSEFPVIMQENRHIILVAERDGIVIGSVMGIVCRELYGDCRPFMVVEDMVVDRQSRRGGIGFQLLTELEKRARERNCAQMLLVTEADRIAACGLYEKYGFQKNNKGYKKKLI, encoded by the coding sequence ATGGGAACAATCATCAGGGATTTGGTTATGGAAGATATGGCGCAGCTTGCGGCACTTCATGAGCAGTTCTGGGGCGACAAATCGGATGTCGAAAGGATGAAAAGCGAGTTTCCCGTGATTATGCAAGAAAACCGGCATATCATTCTGGTCGCTGAGCGGGATGGAATCGTGATCGGCTCGGTGATGGGGATTGTCTGCCGGGAACTTTACGGGGACTGCAGGCCGTTCATGGTAGTGGAAGACATGGTCGTCGACCGCCAAAGCAGACGGGGCGGGATCGGGTTTCAACTGCTGACCGAATTGGAAAAGAGAGCGAGAGAGCGAAACTGCGCGCAGATGCTTCTGGTCACGGAAGCCGATCGGATCGCCGCCTGCGGGTTATATGAGAAGTATGGGTTTCAAAAGAACAACAAAGGGTATAAGAAAAAGTTAATTTAA
- the mgtA gene encoding magnesium-translocating P-type ATPase: MKLVLFHNGKKLSGQIQKNKLESENKLRSFAFMALPDLMEQLSAEPSGLKNEEAEARQGQFGKNVITAGKKNTLIRRIREAVVNPFNAILLLVAVVTYFTDVAASLKPDYLTVIIILSLILLSSLVAFIQNQRSNAAAVSLSKMISNKADVWRDGEIKEIRMDEIVPGDVVKLSAGDMLPADVRFLTTKDTFVAQAALTGESNAVEKFSDIPNQPNESLTDLKNIGFMGSNILSGSASALVLVTGNSTYFGSMAKSLSGERIKTSFERGVDSVSKLLVRMMLVMVPVVFLINGISKGQWLNALLFAISIAVGLTPEMLPVIMTSTLAKGAVSMSKRKVIVRTLGAIQTFGEMDVLCTDKTGTLTEDKIVLEKYINLMGEDDTGVLRRSYLNSHFQTGLKNLIDIAIINRAVQNGLESVLSDYKCVDEIPFDFSRRRMSVVLADKDGNRQLITKGAVEEILAISSFVEMNGEILPLDGEKRRSAQQVYEKHNSDGLRMLAVAQKSEVPGSAAFGVADEKDMILIGFVGFLDPPKESAKAAITALREHGVRTVVLTGDSEGVAAMVCKEVGVDTSKLLIGRDVEQLDDAALLEAVKVCDLFAKLSPSQKERVVKTFQTAGHTVGYMGDGINDAPPLHQADVGISVDTAVDVAKETADIILLKKDLLVLQDGVIEGRRTFGNIIKYIKMAASGNLGNMISLTAASIFLPFIPMLPVQILTQNLLCDFSQMGMPFDSVDKEYIAKPRKWETKSIKSFMAFLGPLSSVFDMLCFAIMWWIFKANTAALSPLFQCGWFVFGTVSQTLVIHAIRTSKIPFIQSKSSAALYLSTFIIAAAAIAVGFTSLAVGLDMTKLPVLFIPWLAALLFGYFLCVQLIKKLYVRRYGEWM, translated from the coding sequence ATGAAACTTGTGCTCTTTCATAACGGTAAAAAACTCAGCGGGCAAATTCAAAAAAACAAGCTTGAATCAGAGAATAAGCTTCGTTCTTTCGCTTTCATGGCGCTGCCGGACCTGATGGAACAGCTTTCCGCCGAACCTTCGGGCTTGAAAAATGAAGAAGCTGAAGCAAGGCAGGGCCAATTCGGAAAAAACGTCATCACCGCAGGCAAGAAGAACACCTTGATTCGCCGGATCAGAGAGGCGGTTGTCAATCCGTTCAACGCCATTTTGCTGCTCGTCGCAGTGGTCACCTATTTTACGGACGTCGCTGCGTCGTTAAAGCCGGATTACCTCACTGTCATCATTATTTTATCTCTGATTTTGCTATCCAGTTTGGTCGCGTTCATTCAGAACCAGCGTTCCAACGCCGCCGCCGTAAGTTTGTCGAAGATGATCAGCAATAAAGCAGACGTCTGGCGGGACGGAGAAATCAAAGAAATTCGGATGGACGAAATTGTTCCCGGCGACGTCGTCAAACTATCGGCGGGAGATATGCTTCCGGCCGACGTCCGTTTTTTAACAACCAAAGACACTTTTGTCGCGCAGGCAGCTTTGACCGGTGAATCCAATGCCGTGGAAAAATTCAGCGATATCCCGAATCAACCAAACGAATCGTTGACAGATTTAAAGAATATCGGCTTTATGGGCTCCAATATCCTCAGCGGCAGCGCGTCTGCGTTGGTTCTCGTGACCGGCAACAGCACCTATTTCGGTTCAATGGCAAAATCCTTGTCCGGAGAAAGAATCAAAACCAGCTTTGAGCGCGGCGTCGATTCGGTCAGCAAGCTGTTGGTCCGGATGATGCTTGTGATGGTCCCCGTCGTCTTTTTAATCAACGGAATTTCAAAAGGTCAGTGGCTGAATGCGCTTCTCTTCGCCATCAGCATCGCGGTCGGTCTAACGCCTGAGATGCTTCCCGTCATCATGACTTCGACCCTTGCAAAAGGCGCTGTCTCCATGTCTAAACGCAAGGTGATCGTCCGAACGCTCGGCGCGATTCAAACCTTCGGTGAAATGGACGTGCTCTGCACCGACAAAACCGGTACCCTGACCGAGGATAAAATCGTATTGGAAAAATACATTAACCTTATGGGCGAGGACGACACAGGCGTTTTGCGCAGATCTTATCTCAACAGCCACTTTCAGACCGGTCTTAAGAACCTGATTGATATCGCCATCATCAACCGGGCCGTGCAAAACGGGCTGGAAAGTGTATTGAGTGATTATAAATGTGTAGACGAAATCCCGTTTGACTTTTCGCGCCGCAGAATGAGCGTCGTTCTGGCCGATAAAGACGGCAATCGTCAACTGATCACCAAGGGTGCGGTTGAAGAGATTCTCGCCATCTCATCCTTTGTGGAGATGAATGGTGAAATATTGCCGTTGGACGGCGAAAAGCGCCGCTCGGCGCAGCAGGTCTACGAAAAGCACAATTCCGACGGTCTTCGGATGCTTGCGGTAGCACAGAAAAGCGAAGTTCCGGGCAGCGCCGCATTCGGTGTCGCCGATGAAAAAGATATGATCTTAATCGGCTTTGTGGGCTTTCTCGACCCGCCGAAAGAAAGCGCGAAAGCCGCTATCACCGCGCTCCGGGAACACGGTGTGCGAACTGTCGTCCTCACCGGCGACAGCGAGGGCGTTGCGGCAATGGTTTGCAAAGAAGTGGGCGTCGACACCTCAAAGCTGCTGATCGGACGAGATGTCGAACAGTTGGACGACGCCGCGCTTTTGGAAGCAGTCAAGGTCTGCGATCTGTTTGCAAAGCTTTCCCCCTCCCAAAAAGAACGCGTCGTTAAAACGTTTCAAACTGCGGGACATACCGTCGGATATATGGGCGACGGCATCAACGACGCACCTCCGCTGCACCAGGCAGACGTGGGCATTTCGGTAGATACCGCCGTGGACGTCGCAAAGGAAACCGCCGATATTATCTTGTTAAAAAAGGATCTTCTTGTATTGCAGGATGGAGTTATTGAAGGCCGCCGTACTTTCGGCAACATCATCAAATACATTAAAATGGCCGCCAGCGGAAATTTGGGCAATATGATCTCGCTCACTGCAGCAAGCATTTTTCTCCCCTTTATCCCGATGCTTCCGGTTCAGATTCTGACACAAAATCTGCTCTGCGATTTTTCCCAAATGGGAATGCCGTTCGACAGCGTAGATAAAGAATACATCGCAAAGCCCCGTAAATGGGAGACGAAATCGATCAAATCCTTCATGGCATTTCTGGGCCCGCTCAGTTCCGTTTTCGATATGTTGTGTTTCGCAATCATGTGGTGGATTTTCAAAGCAAACACCGCTGCGCTATCCCCGCTGTTTCAATGCGGTTGGTTTGTGTTCGGAACGGTGTCTCAGACGTTGGTCATCCACGCCATCCGCACTTCAAAAATTCCGTTTATTCAAAGCAAATCATCTGCTGCGCTTTACCTCTCTACCTTTATCATTGCGGCGGCGGCAATCGCCGTCGGCTTTACGTCCCTTGCCGTCGGTCTCGATATGACGAAGCTTCCGGTATTGTTCATCCCCTGGCTTGCGGCACTATTGTTCGGCTACTTCCTCTGCGTTCAGCTAATCAAGAAACTGTATGTCCGCCGTTACGGCGAATGGATGTAG
- the argS gene encoding arginine--tRNA ligase codes for MTESVFLSAKQQADELVKTAFAELTAEGALPDCPPPRCAVEIPAGRKNGDFASNAAMAGAKACRLPPRRLAELLTGKFNFKDTYFASAEIAGPGFINFFLADAFYSAAVNEVLSLGGKFGGTSFGNGKKVLIEFVSANPTGPAHMGNARGGALGDCLAAIMQAAGYEVSREFYVNDSGNQIAKFGLSLETRYLQLYEGEEKHPMPDDSYHGADITAHAKAFAEENGDKFVGADPSDRKKALVAFALPKNVSYLRANMDKYRITYDLWFYESSLYKMGEVERVIELLKNSGKTYQKNGALWFMVGDEPDCPDSDPNAEDEELPGEEPAETGKVFHKDFVLVRSNGYPTYIVPDIAYHYNKLVTRGFDLAIDVLGSDHHGYVRRMKEILPAVGVAEDRFEAILMQMVKLTRGGEVVKMSKRTGNAITLTDLLDEIPTDAVRFLFNMRTPDSQMEFDLDLALEQTSQNPVYYTQYAHARICSIIKNLAAEGIGHHEPTAAELTLLTAPEERNLIAYMTTLPSVVIDAAVTRDPSKVTRFAVALATLFHKFYTECRVKTDDKALTNARLSLCLAVKTALCNILEMLKITVPESM; via the coding sequence ATGACCGAATCCGTTTTTTTATCCGCGAAACAACAGGCCGATGAGCTTGTCAAAACCGCGTTTGCCGAATTGACCGCCGAAGGCGCCCTGCCCGACTGCCCGCCCCCGCGCTGCGCAGTCGAAATTCCCGCCGGCCGCAAAAACGGCGATTTCGCGTCCAACGCCGCAATGGCGGGCGCAAAAGCCTGTCGGCTGCCTCCGCGCAGACTCGCCGAGTTGTTGACCGGTAAATTCAACTTTAAAGATACTTATTTCGCCAGCGCCGAAATCGCAGGCCCCGGGTTTATCAACTTTTTCCTCGCGGACGCGTTTTATTCCGCCGCGGTCAATGAGGTTTTGTCGCTCGGCGGCAAATTCGGCGGCACCTCGTTCGGAAACGGCAAAAAAGTGCTGATTGAATTCGTCTCGGCAAACCCGACCGGCCCCGCGCATATGGGCAACGCCCGCGGCGGCGCTTTGGGCGACTGCCTTGCCGCGATTATGCAGGCGGCAGGCTATGAAGTCAGCCGCGAATTTTACGTCAACGATTCGGGCAACCAAATCGCCAAATTCGGGCTCTCGCTCGAGACCCGTTACTTACAGCTTTATGAGGGCGAGGAAAAACACCCGATGCCCGACGATTCCTACCACGGCGCGGACATTACCGCGCACGCCAAGGCGTTTGCCGAAGAAAACGGCGACAAATTCGTCGGCGCGGACCCTTCTGATCGCAAAAAAGCGCTGGTCGCGTTCGCGCTGCCGAAAAACGTCTCTTACCTGCGCGCCAATATGGACAAATACCGCATAACCTATGATCTGTGGTTTTATGAGAGCTCATTATATAAAATGGGCGAAGTCGAACGCGTGATCGAACTGCTCAAAAACAGCGGTAAGACCTATCAAAAAAACGGCGCGCTCTGGTTCATGGTCGGGGACGAGCCCGACTGCCCGGATTCCGACCCGAACGCCGAAGACGAGGAACTGCCGGGCGAAGAACCCGCCGAAACCGGAAAAGTGTTTCACAAGGATTTTGTTTTGGTGCGCTCCAACGGCTATCCGACCTATATCGTGCCGGACATCGCCTATCATTATAATAAACTCGTCACGCGCGGCTTCGACCTCGCCATCGACGTGCTCGGAAGCGACCATCACGGCTATGTGCGCCGCATGAAGGAAATCCTGCCCGCCGTCGGCGTCGCAGAGGACCGCTTTGAGGCGATCTTGATGCAGATGGTGAAACTGACCCGGGGCGGCGAGGTCGTCAAGATGAGCAAACGCACCGGAAACGCCATCACCCTGACCGATCTGCTCGACGAAATTCCGACCGACGCGGTGCGGTTTTTGTTCAACATGCGCACGCCCGACAGCCAGATGGAATTCGACCTCGACCTCGCGCTCGAGCAGACCTCTCAAAATCCGGTCTATTACACCCAGTACGCCCACGCCCGTATCTGCAGCATCATCAAAAATCTCGCCGCCGAGGGCATCGGGCATCATGAGCCGACCGCCGCCGAACTCACGCTGTTAACCGCCCCGGAAGAGCGAAATCTGATTGCCTATATGACGACGCTGCCGTCGGTCGTCATCGACGCCGCCGTCACCCGCGACCCGTCCAAAGTCACTCGGTTCGCGGTCGCCCTTGCCACGCTGTTTCACAAGTTTTATACCGAATGCCGCGTCAAGACCGACGACAAAGCGCTGACCAACGCGCGCCTCTCGCTGTGCCTCGCGGTCAAAACGGCGCTCTGCAATATTCTCGAAATGCTGAAAATCACCGTGCCGGAATCGATGTGA
- a CDS encoding DUF1934 domain-containing protein, with protein sequence MKKHPVKLHITGTQFTDPDQTVSDFFVEGKMNNENGKLYLEYPEPGEHGLGEVTTVLRYDGKMLKLERGGESGLLIEKGQRHICQYHTPLGDIYIGVNGGDIKVTDSPERLDMEIDYAIDINTSLASRNNIKIKAQRL encoded by the coding sequence ATGAAAAAGCACCCCGTGAAACTGCACATCACCGGCACCCAGTTCACCGACCCCGACCAGACGGTCAGCGACTTCTTTGTCGAGGGCAAGATGAACAACGAAAACGGCAAACTTTATCTGGAATATCCGGAACCCGGCGAACACGGCCTCGGCGAGGTCACGACCGTGCTGCGCTACGACGGAAAAATGCTCAAGCTCGAACGCGGCGGCGAGAGCGGCTTATTGATTGAAAAGGGACAGCGGCACATCTGCCAGTACCACACGCCGCTCGGCGACATCTACATAGGGGTCAACGGCGGCGACATCAAGGTCACCGACAGCCCCGAACGGCTGGATATGGAAATCGACTACGCCATCGACATCAACACCTCCCTCGCCAGCCGAAACAACATCAAAATCAAAGCGCAGAGATTATAA
- the murI gene encoding glutamate racemase — translation MRAGNPIGIFDTGLGGLTVVKEVIRLLPDENIVYFGDTARVPYGSRPDATIKKYSAQDAAFLMTKDIKLMVVACGTISSVAGKDLQNSVGVPFFDVVSAGAADAAGYADQGEIAVLGTLATIRSHSHRELITAVKPNAVIIEQACPLFVPLVENGHIAPEDPITNEAAKFYLEKISKRRPAAAILACTHYPLIRQTIQNHLPGITLIDPAVAVAKRIAVFLEAEKLKNPAGGTLGFFVSDRPEAFGLFAKATLGDLTHNGIPLCTQVDIDQY, via the coding sequence ATGCGCGCAGGCAATCCCATCGGAATTTTTGACACAGGCCTCGGCGGCCTGACGGTCGTCAAAGAAGTCATCCGTCTGCTGCCGGACGAAAACATCGTCTATTTCGGGGACACCGCGCGCGTGCCTTACGGCTCCCGGCCTGACGCGACCATCAAAAAATATTCCGCGCAGGACGCCGCTTTTTTGATGACCAAGGACATCAAACTCATGGTCGTCGCCTGCGGCACGATCAGTTCGGTCGCCGGAAAAGACCTTCAAAACAGCGTCGGCGTTCCGTTTTTCGACGTCGTCTCGGCGGGCGCGGCGGATGCCGCGGGCTATGCCGACCAAGGCGAGATCGCGGTGCTCGGCACTCTCGCGACCATCCGCAGCCACAGCCACCGTGAACTGATTACCGCCGTCAAACCGAACGCCGTCATCATCGAGCAGGCCTGTCCGTTGTTTGTGCCGCTTGTCGAAAACGGGCATATCGCCCCGGAAGATCCCATTACGAACGAAGCAGCGAAGTTCTATCTCGAAAAAATCTCGAAGCGAAGACCGGCCGCGGCCATTCTGGCCTGTACGCACTATCCGCTCATCCGGCAGACCATTCAAAACCACCTGCCCGGCATCACGCTGATTGACCCCGCGGTCGCGGTCGCGAAACGCATCGCCGTTTTCCTCGAAGCCGAAAAACTGAAAAATCCCGCCGGCGGGACACTCGGATTTTTTGTCTCCGACCGCCCCGAGGCCTTCGGGCTCTTTGCCAAAGCGACGCTCGGCGATCTGACTCACAACGGCATCCCCCTCTGCACGCAGGTCGACATCGACCAATATTAG